One window of Methylococcus sp. EFPC2 genomic DNA carries:
- a CDS encoding membrane integrity-associated transporter subunit PqiC: MFKLYACVVCLLSATLLAACSPKTHPAQFYRLEPLGAAPAPITSDKPLRVIGLGPVRIPAYLDRPQIVTGAAGNRMNLDEYHRWAEPLRDTVGSVLGENLSARVPGAHLVVFPWNRAITPDYQIEIDFSRFHVNDEGVAELWANWSILRNNKPLLLQTSRIALPASGRDAEALVAAQNRTLAQFSEELALALSKLPIE, from the coding sequence ATGTTCAAGCTCTACGCCTGCGTCGTCTGCCTGCTAAGCGCCACGCTACTCGCAGCCTGCTCGCCCAAGACCCATCCGGCCCAGTTTTACCGGCTCGAACCCCTGGGCGCCGCACCGGCTCCGATAACAAGCGACAAGCCGCTACGGGTGATAGGCCTGGGTCCCGTGCGCATACCCGCTTATCTGGACCGCCCGCAAATCGTCACCGGGGCCGCGGGCAACCGCATGAACCTCGACGAATACCACCGCTGGGCCGAGCCCTTGCGCGACACCGTGGGCTCCGTGCTCGGAGAGAATCTGTCGGCCCGCGTGCCGGGCGCCCATCTGGTCGTGTTCCCCTGGAATCGGGCGATTACCCCCGACTACCAGATCGAAATCGACTTCAGCCGTTTTCACGTGAACGACGAAGGCGTCGCCGAACTTTGGGCCAACTGGAGCATACTCAGAAACAACAAGCCGCTGCTGCTCCAGACATCCCGCATCGCCCTACCCGCCTCGGGACGCGACGCCGAGGCGCTGGTAGCCGCGCAAAACCGCACTCTGGCCCAGTTCAGCGAAGAACTCG